The Citrifermentans bemidjiense Bem genome window below encodes:
- a CDS encoding tetratricopeptide repeat protein, with the protein MILSDTFNALYPTARKGSHVHFYNIFRASLSKILIVLLLVALTVPAPSFALDSEDSQIFISGFNAYQKKEYKTAIDSMSVLLKKYPDTPLKDMAIFWLARAHYKAGHQQDAAKYMAQFLREYPESPLKATVEDGLLALADKYEKGEPLELTAKPVQKPVAAPDAAAVAKAAAAEKAAAEKAAAEKIAAEKIAAEKIAAEKVAAAKAAVAKIAAERAAAQKVAVEKAAAEKAAAVKAAAEKAAVEKAAAEKAAAEKAAAEKAAAEKAAAEKAAAEKVAANRAAAEKAASQKVVRQKTKQAKKKETREQKTANAMRAKAIAAYKDVIDRYPGTTAAANASAKLQQMGIDYPAAQKTAASAAPQAEVSQVFNLEVAQYADLDVTFGQAAETQEAGKKFIIPLDIVNNGNGSDSFYLESGFPSEYAFHFAAATSPDTPINTTPPLEVGEKFRAVAVGIMPRGTIDGQKSSFPVKIGSAFAREVSQSREITLVASAPLLRAVVKSDKTKLLPGEKISYRISLLNIGTAAARGVTMRLNYPPQYEPVSFLPTGFRQEAKAALVLDGMQLKSGESQDFNVTFQLKDEALADQELFVRADVVNNDLDKKESFVSATSVVQKVSSVAARSTAGKLVVIPGQTVAIPLIVTNTGNARDLYLIKSTMPANASYTFFDDVNRDGKRQADEPIINHVGPLSPKEEAYIVLEISTPTTAADGAVAAASVQFQPENATDRFASVNLQLTYSRPILELTMAAKGGRLKPGEVSSLELNCINRGTNLAKQVTLQSFLPAQLELVAADPGFARADNGVYTWRFDELGAGEKRNIKVTYRVKPGIAVGTNMQLKNLLNYQDPIGNRY; encoded by the coding sequence ATGATACTTTCCGACACGTTCAACGCTTTATACCCTACCGCTCGGAAAGGTTCACACGTGCATTTTTACAATATTTTCCGTGCTTCATTGTCAAAGATCCTCATTGTCCTGCTTTTGGTTGCGCTCACAGTACCGGCGCCCTCCTTTGCTCTTGATTCAGAAGATTCCCAGATCTTTATCTCAGGATTTAATGCCTATCAGAAAAAGGAATATAAGACTGCCATTGACAGTATGTCAGTGCTTCTCAAGAAGTATCCTGACACACCGCTCAAGGACATGGCGATATTTTGGCTGGCGAGGGCGCACTATAAGGCTGGGCATCAGCAGGACGCAGCAAAATACATGGCGCAGTTCCTGCGGGAATACCCGGAGAGCCCGCTCAAAGCGACGGTCGAGGATGGGCTGCTGGCGCTGGCGGACAAATATGAGAAGGGCGAGCCTCTTGAGCTGACTGCGAAGCCGGTTCAGAAACCGGTTGCGGCGCCGGACGCCGCTGCCGTTGCAAAGGCAGCCGCTGCAGAGAAGGCTGCTGCTGAGAAGGCTGCTGCAGAGAAGATCGCTGCAGAGAAGATCGCTGCAGAGAAGATCGCTGCAGAGAAGGTCGCTGCGGCAAAGGCTGCTGTCGCAAAGATTGCCGCCGAGAGAGCTGCCGCTCAGAAGGTCGCTGTGGAGAAGGCCGCTGCCGAGAAAGCTGCTGCTGTGAAAGCCGCTGCCGAGAAAGCCGCTGTAGAGAAAGCCGCTGCCGAGAAAGCCGCTGCCGAGAAAGCCGCTGCCGAGAAAGCCGCTGCCGAGAAAGCCGCTGCCGAGAAAGCCGCTGCCGAGAAAGTCGCTGCAAATAGAGCCGCTGCCGAGAAGGCCGCCAGCCAGAAGGTAGTGCGGCAGAAGACAAAGCAGGCTAAGAAAAAAGAAACCCGCGAGCAGAAGACGGCGAACGCTATGCGCGCCAAGGCCATTGCAGCATACAAGGACGTTATCGACCGCTACCCCGGAACTACTGCCGCCGCGAATGCCTCCGCTAAGCTGCAGCAGATGGGCATCGACTACCCCGCTGCCCAGAAAACCGCTGCAAGTGCCGCTCCCCAGGCCGAAGTCTCGCAGGTTTTCAACCTGGAGGTGGCTCAATACGCCGACCTCGACGTTACCTTCGGCCAGGCGGCTGAGACCCAGGAAGCAGGCAAAAAGTTCATCATTCCGCTGGACATCGTCAACAACGGCAACGGCAGTGACAGCTTCTACCTGGAGTCGGGTTTCCCCTCGGAATACGCTTTCCATTTCGCCGCTGCGACTTCCCCCGACACCCCTATCAACACCACTCCCCCCCTTGAGGTAGGGGAGAAGTTCCGCGCCGTTGCTGTAGGCATCATGCCGCGCGGTACCATAGACGGCCAAAAGAGCAGCTTCCCGGTGAAGATCGGCTCCGCGTTCGCCCGCGAGGTGTCCCAGTCCAGGGAAATCACGCTGGTTGCTTCCGCACCGCTGCTGCGTGCCGTGGTGAAGAGCGACAAGACGAAATTGCTCCCGGGCGAGAAGATCTCCTATCGGATCTCCTTGCTGAACATCGGCACCGCCGCTGCGCGCGGGGTCACCATGAGGCTCAACTATCCGCCGCAGTACGAGCCGGTCAGCTTCCTCCCCACCGGGTTCCGACAGGAGGCGAAGGCCGCCTTGGTGCTCGATGGGATGCAGCTCAAGTCGGGCGAGAGCCAGGACTTCAACGTCACCTTCCAGTTGAAGGACGAGGCGCTCGCCGACCAGGAACTCTTCGTCCGGGCCGACGTTGTAAACAACGACCTCGACAAGAAGGAATCGTTTGTATCGGCAACCAGCGTGGTGCAGAAGGTCAGCTCTGTCGCCGCGAGGAGCACCGCCGGCAAGCTGGTGGTCATCCCCGGCCAGACCGTGGCGATTCCGTTGATCGTGACTAACACCGGAAACGCCCGCGACCTGTACCTGATCAAGTCGACGATGCCGGCGAACGCCAGCTACACCTTCTTTGACGACGTCAACCGCGACGGGAAGCGGCAGGCCGATGAACCGATCATCAACCACGTCGGGCCGCTTTCTCCCAAGGAAGAGGCCTACATCGTGCTGGAAATCTCCACCCCGACTACCGCAGCTGACGGTGCCGTTGCCGCTGCGTCTGTCCAGTTCCAGCCGGAGAACGCCACCGACAGGTTCGCCTCCGTCAATCTGCAGCTGACTTATTCCCGCCCCATCCTCGAACTCACCATGGCTGCAAAGGGTGGAAGGCTCAAGCCTGGCGAGGTCTCCTCGCTGGAACTGAACTGCATCAATCGCGGTACCAACCTGGCCAAGCAGGTGACCCTACAAAGCTTCCTTCCGGCCCAGTTGGAGCTGGTGGCGGCCGATCCAGGCTTTGCCCGGGCCGACAACGGCGTCTATACCTGGCGCTTCGACGAGCTGGGCGCCGGCGAGAAGCGCAACATCAAGGTTACCTATCGCGTCAAACCGGGCATAGCCGTCGGAACCAACATGCAGCTCAAGAACCTGCTGAACTACCAGGATCCCATCGGAAACAGGTACTAA
- a CDS encoding LysM peptidoglycan-binding domain-containing protein, with translation MARRNLLIVTSLLVLSVAGSLPCRGEEMLLYAPKPAAGEQAPADPKDGVLVTTVTVKRGDTLKNISKKHIGVAGWFPQVLVFNTIKNPDLIHPGDKLLVPVRPGKSTSVPAPASRRASHRAAHRTTHRAKAAAGHPLQVTKPAQAGETESFHQARKAYLDRNYQRALELFSGFLKKFPRSGYAADASLYRADCYLHLSGE, from the coding sequence ATGGCACGTCGCAACCTACTGATCGTCACCTCCCTGCTGGTGCTGTCCGTCGCAGGGTCTCTTCCTTGCCGCGGCGAGGAGATGCTTCTCTATGCCCCCAAGCCCGCCGCAGGGGAACAGGCCCCGGCCGATCCGAAGGACGGGGTGCTGGTCACGACGGTGACGGTCAAGCGGGGCGACACGCTAAAGAACATCTCCAAAAAACACATCGGCGTTGCCGGCTGGTTCCCCCAGGTCCTCGTCTTCAATACCATCAAGAACCCTGACCTGATTCACCCGGGCGACAAGCTGCTGGTGCCGGTGCGCCCCGGCAAGTCTACGTCCGTACCGGCGCCTGCCTCCCGCCGAGCCTCGCATCGTGCCGCGCACCGCACCACGCATCGCGCGAAAGCTGCAGCCGGACACCCCCTCCAGGTCACCAAACCTGCCCAGGCCGGAGAAACTGAGAGCTTCCATCAGGCTCGCAAAGCGTACCTGGACCGGAATTACCAGAGGGCGCTGGAGCTCTTTTCGGGCTTCCTGAAAAAGTTTCCCCGCTCCGGCTACGCGGCTGACGCTTCCCTTTACCGCGCTGACTGTTACCTGCACTTGTCCGGGGAGTAG
- a CDS encoding amidohydrolase family protein translates to MSEALKLAGGIPVFDSHFHIVDRRFPLVPNQGYLPDDFACGDYLARTGDMALCGGAVVSGSFQAMDQAYLLDALATLGPAFVGVTQLPSTVSDAELAKLDAAGVRAVRFNIKRGGSEGIEHLEQMAHRVYQLLRWHVELYIDSRELAGLEQTLLTLPAVSIDHLGLSKEGFKTLLKLAERGVRVKATGFGRVDFDVKQALRDIASANPEALMFGTDLPSTRAPRPYRDEDLLLVLDTLGEELARKALYQNALSFYRPAKDSSAAFVSA, encoded by the coding sequence ATGTCAGAAGCACTGAAGCTAGCAGGGGGGATTCCCGTCTTCGACAGCCATTTCCACATCGTGGATCGCCGCTTCCCCCTGGTGCCGAACCAGGGGTATCTCCCCGACGACTTCGCCTGCGGGGACTACCTCGCGCGCACCGGCGACATGGCCCTTTGCGGCGGCGCCGTCGTTTCCGGATCCTTCCAGGCCATGGACCAAGCCTACCTGCTGGACGCGCTCGCCACCCTTGGGCCGGCCTTCGTCGGCGTCACGCAGCTGCCGTCGACGGTGAGCGACGCCGAACTGGCGAAGCTGGACGCGGCCGGGGTGCGGGCGGTTCGTTTCAACATCAAGCGGGGGGGATCGGAAGGGATCGAGCACCTGGAGCAGATGGCGCACAGGGTCTACCAGTTGCTGCGCTGGCACGTAGAGCTTTATATCGATTCGAGGGAGCTTGCGGGATTGGAGCAGACCCTGCTCACGCTGCCGGCGGTGAGCATCGACCATCTTGGGCTGTCAAAAGAGGGGTTCAAGACGCTGTTGAAGCTGGCCGAGCGTGGGGTGCGGGTAAAGGCGACCGGTTTTGGGCGGGTGGACTTCGACGTGAAGCAGGCTCTGAGGGATATAGCCTCGGCAAACCCCGAGGCGCTCATGTTCGGTACCGATCTTCCCTCGACCCGGGCGCCGCGCCCTTACCGGGACGAGGATCTGCTCCTGGTGCTGGATACGCTGGGGGAGGAATTGGCAAGGAAGGCGCTTTACCAAAACGCCCTGTCGTTCTACCGGCCGGCGAAGGACAGCTCTGCGGCCTTTGTTTCGGCTTAG
- a CDS encoding DUF2721 domain-containing protein, producing the protein MLRDTQSLGAVAHVIQLSVAPVFLLTAVGTMLSVMTSRLARIIDRARYHEGKLETASADTVPELHAYLRVLSRRADLIGHAIFLCTATAVLVCTVIAMLFLGDYLRYDISLPVAILFILAMMLMVVGLINFLREIFIAKGSLKIGPN; encoded by the coding sequence ATGCTGCGGGATACGCAATCGCTTGGGGCCGTCGCCCACGTCATCCAACTTTCGGTCGCCCCGGTCTTTCTCCTCACGGCGGTTGGCACCATGCTGAGCGTGATGACCAGCCGGCTGGCGCGCATCATAGACCGCGCCCGCTATCACGAGGGGAAGCTGGAGACTGCCTCCGCCGACACGGTCCCGGAGCTGCACGCGTACCTGCGCGTGCTGTCGCGACGGGCCGACCTGATCGGTCACGCCATCTTTCTTTGCACCGCCACCGCGGTGCTGGTTTGCACCGTCATCGCCATGCTTTTTCTGGGGGACTACCTCCGTTACGACATCTCGCTTCCCGTCGCCATCCTCTTCATCCTGGCCATGATGCTGATGGTTGTGGGGCTGATCAATTTCCTGCGCGAGATCTTCATCGCCAAGGGAAGCCTCAAGATAGGACCTAACTAA
- a CDS encoding Rne/Rng family ribonuclease: MSKKMLINALHPEEARVAIVEDGRLVDLDVEIAGNEQIRGNIYKGVVVRVEQGLQAAFVDIGLKKLGFLQMGELHPENWKWRDDIPEDQRHRRPRIQEVLRRGQELIVQVEKGERDNKGSALTTYVSLPGRYMVLMPGSDSAGISRKVEGEGERKKLKEIIAEMAIPEGYGYIIRTEAMGRTREELQKDLDNLIATYQGIRSKGLAMKGAGMIYQESALIIRTIRDYFSADIDEVLVDSKDVYNDVRDCLKEIDPAFEKLVKMHQEKRPIFSRYQLEEQIDLIYEKKVPLKSGGSIFIEPTEALVSIDVNSGKSTGEKGVEDTAFKTNLEAAEEAARQLRLRDLGGLIVIDFIDMRDRKHNSEVEKTLKTALKADKARVNVSRISEFGLLEMSRQRIRQTLNQASTLECPHCDGRGKVKSVEAMALSFLRKVHAAAAKGTIGEVVGGLPLEVAYYLLNRKRHELSQIESDYDIEVTVKGKPSYLLNQMDLELIKREKAADELPLEKPAHGRALPKEEAAQEPAAEGRKKKKKGKKAQEPEAAAHVEALPVAVVEEPTGAELVVTVEGEPEEHKKKRRRKRKRGKGGAAEAGAEAAASQSVEAEVELPAAEPGTLPAPGPVTEQAAAAEGEQLQHEAGEEVKKKRRRKRRRGKGGHEAQLHESAAEFPPQLEAFAAAGAIPVQEVTPVITASAVSAEPGAAAKKGRKRGKARAEEPAVSAGAAQVEAITVPAEVIESAQPAAKPKRPRGGRKVKEAAAEQGAPAVVAAAPGGAPEAPAGAAAPAEPAKAKRKPRGAKAAKGAEATPVPEAGEAKAAPAGKKAPAAVTEGTEAPAKAKGKSTKGKSAEAPKAKKEQEAATAAPEPPPAPAQDKAPAKARAPRASRKKEAPEGTGQAPAAPVEEKPKKPRAPRKKKEEAPAE; this comes from the coding sequence ATGTCAAAAAAAATGCTGATTAATGCGCTCCACCCAGAGGAAGCGCGAGTGGCGATCGTCGAGGACGGCCGCCTGGTTGATCTGGATGTAGAGATCGCCGGCAACGAGCAGATCCGCGGCAACATCTACAAGGGGGTCGTGGTCCGAGTGGAGCAGGGGCTGCAGGCCGCCTTCGTAGACATCGGGCTGAAGAAGCTCGGCTTCCTGCAGATGGGCGAACTGCATCCGGAAAACTGGAAGTGGCGCGACGACATCCCCGAGGACCAGAGGCACCGCCGCCCGCGCATCCAGGAAGTGCTGCGCAGGGGGCAGGAGCTGATCGTCCAGGTGGAGAAGGGGGAGCGGGACAACAAGGGCTCCGCGCTCACCACCTACGTCTCTTTGCCTGGGCGCTACATGGTGCTGATGCCCGGGAGCGACTCGGCCGGCATCTCCCGGAAAGTCGAGGGGGAAGGAGAGCGCAAGAAGCTCAAGGAAATCATCGCCGAGATGGCCATTCCCGAGGGGTACGGCTACATCATCCGGACCGAGGCGATGGGGAGGACCCGCGAAGAGCTCCAGAAGGACCTCGACAACCTGATTGCGACCTACCAGGGGATCCGCTCGAAAGGTCTGGCCATGAAGGGAGCGGGGATGATCTACCAGGAGTCCGCGCTCATCATCAGGACCATCCGGGACTACTTCTCCGCCGACATCGACGAGGTTCTGGTGGACAGCAAGGACGTCTACAACGATGTCCGCGACTGCTTGAAGGAGATCGACCCGGCCTTCGAAAAGCTGGTCAAGATGCACCAGGAGAAGCGCCCCATCTTCTCGCGCTACCAGTTGGAGGAGCAGATCGACCTGATTTACGAGAAGAAGGTCCCCCTGAAGTCGGGCGGGTCCATCTTCATCGAGCCGACCGAGGCACTGGTCTCGATCGACGTCAACTCGGGCAAGTCCACCGGCGAGAAGGGGGTCGAGGATACCGCGTTCAAGACGAACCTGGAAGCGGCCGAGGAAGCTGCCCGGCAACTGCGGCTGCGCGACCTGGGCGGGCTCATCGTCATCGATTTCATCGACATGCGCGACCGCAAGCACAACTCCGAAGTGGAAAAAACGCTGAAGACGGCGCTCAAGGCCGACAAGGCGCGGGTGAACGTCTCGCGCATCTCGGAATTCGGCCTTTTGGAGATGTCGCGCCAGCGCATCCGCCAGACCCTGAACCAGGCCTCCACCCTGGAATGTCCGCACTGCGACGGCAGGGGGAAGGTGAAATCGGTCGAGGCGATGGCGCTCTCGTTCCTGCGGAAGGTGCACGCCGCCGCGGCCAAGGGGACCATCGGCGAGGTGGTGGGTGGCCTGCCGCTGGAGGTGGCCTACTACCTCTTGAACCGCAAACGCCACGAGCTTTCCCAGATCGAGAGCGACTACGACATCGAGGTGACGGTGAAAGGAAAACCGTCTTACCTCCTGAACCAGATGGATCTGGAACTGATCAAGCGGGAGAAGGCCGCAGACGAGCTGCCGCTGGAGAAGCCGGCCCATGGGCGTGCGCTGCCTAAGGAAGAAGCGGCCCAGGAGCCCGCAGCCGAAGGGCGCAAGAAAAAGAAGAAGGGGAAAAAGGCCCAGGAGCCGGAGGCCGCAGCTCACGTCGAGGCGCTGCCGGTTGCCGTCGTGGAGGAGCCGACCGGCGCCGAGCTGGTGGTGACCGTCGAGGGCGAACCCGAGGAGCACAAGAAAAAGCGCCGCCGCAAGCGCAAGCGGGGCAAGGGAGGCGCAGCCGAAGCGGGTGCCGAGGCCGCTGCGTCGCAATCGGTCGAGGCAGAAGTGGAGCTTCCGGCCGCAGAGCCAGGGACCCTTCCCGCGCCGGGACCGGTCACGGAGCAGGCGGCTGCCGCCGAGGGTGAGCAGCTCCAGCACGAGGCGGGCGAAGAAGTGAAGAAGAAGCGCCGGCGCAAAAGGCGGCGCGGCAAGGGAGGGCACGAGGCGCAGTTGCATGAGTCCGCAGCCGAGTTCCCGCCGCAGTTGGAAGCTTTCGCGGCAGCGGGTGCCATCCCGGTGCAGGAAGTGACCCCGGTGATAACGGCCTCCGCCGTTTCCGCCGAACCTGGCGCAGCAGCGAAGAAGGGGCGCAAAAGGGGTAAGGCGCGTGCCGAGGAGCCTGCTGTTTCGGCGGGCGCGGCTCAGGTCGAGGCGATAACCGTTCCGGCAGAGGTCATCGAGTCGGCGCAACCCGCCGCGAAGCCGAAGCGTCCGCGCGGCGGCAGGAAGGTGAAAGAAGCCGCCGCAGAGCAGGGCGCGCCGGCTGTGGTCGCAGCGGCGCCCGGTGGAGCACCTGAGGCACCCGCCGGAGCCGCGGCCCCCGCGGAGCCCGCGAAGGCCAAAAGGAAACCGAGGGGAGCTAAGGCCGCCAAGGGCGCTGAAGCGACCCCTGTCCCGGAAGCCGGCGAGGCAAAGGCCGCGCCGGCCGGAAAGAAAGCCCCCGCCGCGGTGACCGAAGGAACGGAGGCTCCCGCCAAGGCGAAGGGAAAGAGCACCAAGGGTAAGAGCGCCGAGGCTCCCAAGGCGAAAAAGGAGCAGGAAGCTGCCACCGCAGCGCCTGAACCGCCCCCCGCACCGGCTCAGGATAAAGCGCCTGCCAAGGCTCGCGCACCCCGTGCCTCCCGTAAGAAAGAGGCACCGGAGGGCACCGGGCAGGCACCGGCCGCGCCGGTCGAGGAGAAGCCCAAGAAGCCGCGGGCTCCCCGCAAGAAAAAAGAAGAAGCGCCCGCAGAATAG
- the crcB gene encoding fluoride efflux transporter CrcB, with product MEQLVYIALLGALGCLCRYFLSGFVYQVFGTSFPYGTLAVNLIGAFLIGLIMEFSVRSAAIPPTLRFAITIGFLGGLTTFSTFSFETFRLLEDGALLIAIVNVLVSVVACLTCTWIGIMVARAL from the coding sequence ATGGAGCAGTTGGTCTACATAGCGCTTTTAGGCGCCCTCGGTTGTCTCTGCCGTTATTTCCTTTCCGGCTTTGTCTATCAGGTTTTCGGCACCTCCTTTCCCTATGGAACCCTTGCCGTGAACCTGATCGGGGCTTTCCTGATCGGGCTCATCATGGAGTTTTCCGTGAGGAGCGCCGCCATTCCCCCCACCCTGCGCTTTGCCATCACCATAGGGTTTCTCGGGGGACTCACCACCTTTTCCACCTTCAGTTTCGAGACCTTCCGGCTTTTGGAAGACGGCGCGCTGCTGATCGCTATCGTCAACGTCCTGGTCAGCGTCGTCGCCTGCCTTACCTGCACCTGGATCGGGATCATGGTGGCGCGTGCGCTTTAG
- a CDS encoding DUF190 domain-containing protein — protein MDSRNMTLEEDRNTMLGERVLLRIFIGERDKYKHIPLYEALVELFRKEGLAGATVLRGIAGFGAHSMYHTDRLLRLSTDLPIVLEVVDQRERIEAVLPTVEEMMDGGLITMEKVLVVRYARKRSS, from the coding sequence ATGGACAGCAGGAACATGACGCTGGAAGAAGACAGAAACACGATGCTCGGCGAGCGAGTGCTGCTCAGGATCTTCATTGGAGAAAGAGACAAGTACAAGCACATACCCCTGTACGAGGCCCTGGTCGAGCTGTTCCGCAAGGAAGGGCTTGCCGGCGCCACGGTGCTGCGCGGGATAGCAGGTTTCGGCGCGCACAGCATGTACCACACGGACCGGTTGCTGCGCCTTTCCACCGACCTCCCGATAGTGCTGGAAGTGGTGGACCAGAGGGAGCGCATAGAGGCGGTGCTTCCGACAGTGGAGGAGATGATGGACGGCGGGCTCATCACCATGGAAAAGGTGCTGGTGGTGCGCTACGCAAGGAAGCGCTCAAGCTAG
- a CDS encoding 2-oxoglutarate dehydrogenase E1 component → MGILDNLSPLWIENQYEVWKKDPEQLSEAWRAFFNGFELGVNQPPQEAATLGLKEALKHSGVQSLIYRYRDIGHLLACTDPLSPCQIEHPLLSLDAFGLEPSDLDKTFHTKRFMKQSATLKEILQVMRSTYCGSVGVEFMHLQNPEERQWLIDRMEPLANRGRFDAEKRLRLLKKLKEAALFERELHKKFPGQTRFSLEGGDALIPLLDAAVVKAAELGVTDVVFGMPHRGRLNVLANVFGMPYENLFAEFGDNTEYGVVGEGDVKYHKGYSVDLILTGEHAIHLTLTSNPSHLEAIDPVVQGKCRARQDRMGDGAEARVLPLLIHGDAAFAGQGVVAETLNLSQLAGYRTGGTLHVVLNNQIGFTTSAADARSSHYATDVAKMVRAPVFHVYGDDAEAVVHIAQLALEYRDRYRKDVVVEVICYRRHGHNEGDEPYFTQPLMYEQIKLRPPLHSLYEMELQGEGFAEEELKEVENEVVQRLAQAGGKSAEPVESAFLARWSGMKPGTEKAPVSTAVAAASLMELSEKLSLIPDGFQPHPKVTGILQKRREAVLKGGPLDWGNVEALAFGTLLAQGVPVRLSGQDVRRGTFSHRHAVLFDQQNGSSYLPLSRAGAQGAPFCVYDSMLAEFSVLGFEYGYSIEAPEALTIWEAQYGDFVNGAQVIIDQFIVSGEAKWGRSSGLVLMLPHGYEGQGAEHSSARIERFLELAAAGNIQVVYPTTPAQLFHVLRRQMLQPFRKPLILFTPKSLLRHPDCVSKLEELSSGGFKEVISEPPAGGEVQEVLLCSGKIYYDLLGRIRKDQVQGRALVRIEQLYPLPMDLLREELQRYPSGVRYSWVQEEPRNMGGWRFLHEPLCEILGVVPRYVGRPEAAAPASGSHRLDRVEQERIIEDALQR, encoded by the coding sequence ATGGGGATATTGGACAACCTGAGTCCGCTTTGGATAGAGAACCAGTACGAGGTATGGAAGAAGGATCCGGAGCAGCTTTCCGAGGCGTGGCGCGCCTTCTTCAACGGCTTCGAACTGGGAGTCAATCAACCGCCCCAAGAGGCCGCCACTCTTGGGCTGAAGGAGGCTTTGAAGCACTCGGGGGTCCAATCTCTCATCTACCGCTACCGCGACATCGGGCACCTGCTCGCCTGCACCGACCCGCTTTCTCCCTGCCAGATAGAACACCCGCTCCTCTCCCTGGACGCCTTCGGCCTGGAGCCGTCCGACCTCGATAAGACCTTCCATACCAAGCGTTTCATGAAGCAAAGCGCCACCCTGAAGGAGATCCTGCAGGTGATGCGCAGCACCTACTGCGGCTCCGTCGGCGTTGAATTCATGCACCTGCAAAACCCCGAAGAGCGGCAGTGGCTCATCGACCGCATGGAGCCCCTGGCGAACCGGGGACGCTTCGACGCCGAAAAGCGGCTCAGGCTCTTGAAGAAGCTCAAAGAGGCGGCGCTTTTCGAACGCGAACTGCACAAGAAGTTTCCGGGACAGACCCGCTTCTCGCTGGAAGGGGGGGACGCCCTGATCCCGCTTTTGGACGCCGCCGTAGTGAAAGCCGCCGAGCTCGGCGTCACCGACGTCGTCTTCGGAATGCCGCACCGCGGCCGCCTCAACGTCTTGGCCAACGTCTTCGGCATGCCTTACGAGAACCTCTTCGCCGAATTCGGCGACAACACGGAATATGGCGTCGTCGGCGAGGGAGACGTCAAGTACCACAAGGGCTATTCCGTCGATCTCATCTTGACCGGAGAGCACGCCATCCACTTAACCCTCACTTCCAACCCGAGCCACCTTGAGGCGATCGACCCGGTGGTGCAGGGGAAATGCCGGGCCCGCCAGGACCGGATGGGGGATGGAGCGGAGGCCCGGGTGCTGCCGCTATTGATCCACGGGGACGCGGCTTTCGCGGGGCAAGGGGTGGTGGCGGAGACCTTGAACCTCTCGCAGCTTGCCGGCTACAGGACCGGCGGCACGCTGCACGTCGTCCTCAACAACCAGATAGGGTTCACCACCTCGGCCGCCGACGCCCGGTCCAGCCACTACGCCACCGACGTGGCTAAGATGGTGCGGGCGCCGGTCTTCCATGTCTACGGGGACGACGCCGAGGCGGTGGTGCACATCGCCCAACTGGCGCTCGAGTACCGGGACCGCTACCGAAAGGACGTGGTGGTCGAGGTGATCTGCTACCGCAGGCACGGCCACAACGAGGGGGACGAGCCCTACTTCACCCAGCCGCTCATGTACGAGCAGATCAAGCTGCGCCCCCCGCTGCACTCGCTCTACGAGATGGAGCTCCAGGGAGAGGGATTCGCCGAGGAGGAGTTGAAGGAGGTTGAGAACGAGGTGGTGCAGCGCCTGGCACAGGCAGGGGGGAAAAGCGCGGAGCCGGTCGAGAGCGCCTTCCTGGCACGCTGGAGCGGCATGAAGCCCGGGACCGAAAAGGCACCCGTCTCCACCGCGGTGGCGGCGGCTTCGCTCATGGAGCTCTCGGAAAAGCTCAGCCTCATCCCGGACGGCTTCCAACCGCACCCCAAGGTGACGGGCATACTGCAGAAGCGGCGCGAGGCTGTATTGAAAGGTGGACCGCTCGACTGGGGGAACGTGGAGGCGCTGGCCTTCGGCACCCTGCTGGCGCAGGGAGTCCCGGTTCGCCTTTCGGGGCAGGACGTCAGGCGCGGCACCTTCAGCCACCGACACGCCGTCCTCTTCGATCAGCAAAACGGCAGCTCCTACCTCCCCTTGTCGAGAGCCGGTGCGCAAGGGGCGCCCTTCTGCGTCTACGACAGCATGCTTGCCGAGTTCTCGGTTCTGGGGTTCGAGTACGGCTATTCCATCGAGGCGCCCGAGGCGCTCACCATCTGGGAAGCTCAGTACGGCGACTTCGTCAACGGCGCGCAGGTGATCATCGACCAGTTCATCGTGAGCGGCGAGGCCAAGTGGGGGCGCTCCAGTGGTCTCGTGCTGATGCTCCCGCACGGCTACGAAGGGCAGGGGGCCGAGCATTCCAGCGCTCGCATCGAGCGCTTCCTCGAACTGGCTGCGGCCGGCAACATCCAGGTCGTCTACCCCACCACGCCCGCGCAGCTCTTCCACGTGCTCAGGCGGCAGATGCTGCAGCCTTTCCGCAAGCCGCTCATCCTTTTCACCCCCAAGAGCCTGCTGCGGCACCCCGACTGCGTCTCCAAGCTGGAGGAGCTTTCCTCCGGCGGCTTCAAAGAGGTGATCTCGGAGCCACCGGCGGGTGGAGAGGTGCAAGAGGTGCTTCTTTGCAGCGGCAAGATCTACTACGACCTTCTGGGGCGGATCAGGAAGGATCAGGTGCAGGGGCGCGCGCTGGTGCGTATCGAGCAGCTCTACCCCCTGCCGATGGACCTGCTGCGGGAGGAGTTGCAACGCTATCCCTCCGGCGTCCGCTACAGCTGGGTGCAGGAGGAGCCTCGCAACATGGGAGGGTGGCGATTCCTGCACGAGCCTCTTTGCGAGATACTCGGGGTGGTGCCCCGTTACGTCGGGCGGCCGGAAGCAGCGGCGCCGGCCTCCGGCTCGCACCGGCTGGACCGGGTGGAGCAGGAGCGCATCATAGAGGACGCGCTGCAGCGTTGA